CGGCTTTGATGACTACAATTCTTCTATTAGTGATCTACCATCGTGTTAGGGCGGCACCTCGCGATGTCCGGGCTGGGCGTGTGGAGGAGCAGTCCTCTTAACTTGCTAGAGTTCCTTGAGGGTTCATGAGCGTTATTCTTAAGAGGTCCTTATAAGTCTAGAGCATACATAAGTTTATGGTGTTACGACATGAGTCAGGAGAGGAAGGTTGATTGGTACTCAGTCTCGAACGAGCTGCACCTAAAGTATGGGGGTAAGATTGAGGTCGTTCCTAAGGTTCCTGTGACCAGGTTGGAGGATTTCTCCGTGTGGTACACGCCTGGTGTTGCAGGTCCTTGCAGGAAGATCTTCGAACAGGGTAAGGACGCCTCCTTCGACTACACTCTGAGGTGGAATTACGCGGCAGTAGTCAGCGATGGCACCAGGGTGTTAGGCCTCGGTAATATAGGTCCTGAGGCCGGCCTGCCGGTGATGGAGGGTAAGTCACTCCTCTTCAAGTACCTTGGCGGCGTGGATGCGATTCCCCTAGTCATCAACGAGCACGACGCAGACAAGTTCGTCTACATAGTTAAGGCCCTGGAATCAAGTTTCGGCGCGATTAACCTGGAGGACATAGAATCCCCCAAATGCTTCTACATACTTGAGAGGTTGCAGGAGATTGCTGAGATACCTGTCTGGCACGACGACCAGCAAGGCACTGCCCTAGTCAACGTGGCCGGCCTGGTTAACGCGCTCAAGATAGTGGGTAAGAAGTTAAGTGAGGTTAAGATAGCTCTGATTGGCGCGGGCGCTGCCAACATAGCCCTATACAAGTACCTTAAGGTCGCCGGCGCCAACCCTAAGAACATCGTGGCTGTCGACAGTAAGGGCATTCTCCATAGGGACAGGTCCGATGTGGAGGCTATGAAGAAGGAGAACCCGTGGAAGTATGCAATAGCTGTCGAGAGCAACGGCGAGGGTGTTACGGGCGGCATTAAGGAGGCCATGAAGGGGGCTGACGTAGTCATAGCGGCGGCTAAGTCAGGTCCGGGTGTGATTAAGAAGGAGTGGGTTGCGGAGATGAATAAGGACGCGATAGTCTTTGCTGAGGCGAACCCAGTTCCGGAGATATGGCCTTGGGAGGCTAAGGAAGGGGGTGCTAGGATAGTCGCTACAGGCAGGTCCGACTTCCCTAATCAGATAAACAACAGCCTCGGCTTCCCGGCGGTGTTCAGGGGGGTCCTTACGGTTAGGGCCAGGAAGATGGTTGACGAGATGTTCATGGCTGCTGCATATGCGTTGGCAAGATATGCTGAGGAGAGGGGCATTCATGAGGAGTACATAATGCCTAGGATGGATGAGGATGAGGCCTATGTGAGGGAGGCCGTGGCCGTGGCCCAGAAGGCGATTGAGTTGGGACTCGCCAGAAGGGTGATGAGCTCCTCAGAGCTTGAGGATGAGGTACGGGAGCTCATACAGCGTCCCAAGAAATTCGTCAAGCTGGCCCTGGACAGCAACTACATCAAGGTGCACCGCCCCTACGGAAGCTGGTGATCAAAAGAATGAGTCTTAATCTCCTCAACGTGATCGAAGAAGCTGCTGTGGAAGCCATAAGGAGGGCAGTAATATCGATACCTCCCGATGTTAAGGAGGCCATAAGGAGGGCTTACCTAGAGGAGGAGAGTGAGGTAGCTAAGGCGCAGCTCAAAGCCATACTCGACAACATAGAGCTGGCTGAGAGGCTTCAGAGACCGATGTGCCAAGACACTGGGACTATGATCTTCTACGTCAGGGTTGGGCACGGCTTCCCAGCCATCCACGCCGTGGAGGAAGCGCTGGTTAAGGCGGTTAGGAAGGCCACTCAAGCCATACCGTTAAGGCCCAACAGCGTCAACCCATTCACCTCCACAAACACAGGGGACAACACCGGCAGATACATACCATACATACATTGGGATGTGGTCGCTGGGGATGAGTTGGAGTTTACTGTGGTGCCCAAGGGCGGGGGCTCCGAGTATCCGGCAGTGCTGAGGATGATACCGCCTGGAAGAGGTGTTGACGCCATCAAGGAGGTGGTGTTGGATGCCGTGCTTCAGGCGGGGGCCATGCCCTGCCCGCCTACAATAGTCGGTGTCGGGGTGGGCGGAGGTGCCGACATAGCTATGACGCTCGCCAAGAAGGCGGCCTCCTTAAGGAAGGTGGGCACTAGAAACGAGGACCCCGCCCTTGCAAGGCTTGAGGAGGAGTTGCACAGGCTCGTCAACCACCTCGGCATAGGTGTTATGGGTATGGGCGGCAGAACCACCGCTCTCGCAGTACATATAGAGTACGCACACAGGCATCCCGCCAACTACCCGGTCGCAGTGGTGTTTCAGTGTTGGGCCACGAGACGAGCTACAGCGACTGTTAAACCCGACGCGAGCTACACGATAACCCAGTGAGGTGGTCGATGTGGCGATCTACTACTTAAAGACTCCGGTGGGTGAGGGGGAAGTCAGGAAGCTTAGGGTAGGTGATATAATATACGTTAGCGGCGTCGTGGTGACGGCCCGGGATGCAGCCCATAGGAGGATGATCGATTACCTTAAGGAGGGGAAGGCCCTGCCAATCGACCTAAGGGGTGGTGTAATATATCACTGCGGTCCCGTAGTTAGTAAGAAGGGTGGTGGGTGGGAGGTAATCTCCGCAGGCCCCACCACAAGCGCACGGCTGGAGCTCTACGAATACACGGTAATTGAGAAAGCAGGTGTTAGGGTGATAGTTGGAAAGGGTGGCATGGGCCCCAAAACCGCTGAAGCATGCAGTAAGTACGGGGCTACCTACGTGACCTTCACCGGGGGTGCGGGCGTGTTGGCGGCTAACGCTATAAAGAGTGTCATAGGGGTTGAGTGGCTTGACTTAGGCATACCTGAGGCTCTATGGATGTTCGAGGTCGAGAACTTCGGCCCGTTAATAGTGACTATAGACAGTACAGGTAGAAACTATATAGAGGAGGTAGTCAGGAAAGCGGAGGCTAGAAAATCAGAGCTGTTAACCAGATTAATTTAAGTCACTGACACACCCACCGGCTTTTAGAGAGCTCCTCACATTCACGGAATGTAGTGGATAGTGGGTTATGAGGCAGACCCCTGAGGGTGATCTGCTACGCTAAGCAATAGTCTGGAATCCTCAATTAAGGGTTTCCTCAGAATACACTCGCCTTAAACGAGGAAACTCTTATTAATGGTTGCGCCATATATTAATGGTGTAGTTCATGCCTGCGAAAAGGCTATGGGAGATGAAGTGGACTGAACTTAAAG
This window of the Zestosphaera sp. genome carries:
- a CDS encoding fumarate hydratase is translated as MSLNLLNVIEEAAVEAIRRAVISIPPDVKEAIRRAYLEEESEVAKAQLKAILDNIELAERLQRPMCQDTGTMIFYVRVGHGFPAIHAVEEALVKAVRKATQAIPLRPNSVNPFTSTNTGDNTGRYIPYIHWDVVAGDELEFTVVPKGGGSEYPAVLRMIPPGRGVDAIKEVVLDAVLQAGAMPCPPTIVGVGVGGGADIAMTLAKKAASLRKVGTRNEDPALARLEEELHRLVNHLGIGVMGMGGRTTALAVHIEYAHRHPANYPVAVVFQCWATRRATATVKPDASYTITQ
- a CDS encoding NADP-dependent malic enzyme, with amino-acid sequence MSQERKVDWYSVSNELHLKYGGKIEVVPKVPVTRLEDFSVWYTPGVAGPCRKIFEQGKDASFDYTLRWNYAAVVSDGTRVLGLGNIGPEAGLPVMEGKSLLFKYLGGVDAIPLVINEHDADKFVYIVKALESSFGAINLEDIESPKCFYILERLQEIAEIPVWHDDQQGTALVNVAGLVNALKIVGKKLSEVKIALIGAGAANIALYKYLKVAGANPKNIVAVDSKGILHRDRSDVEAMKKENPWKYAIAVESNGEGVTGGIKEAMKGADVVIAAAKSGPGVIKKEWVAEMNKDAIVFAEANPVPEIWPWEAKEGGARIVATGRSDFPNQINNSLGFPAVFRGVLTVRARKMVDEMFMAAAYALARYAEERGIHEEYIMPRMDEDEAYVREAVAVAQKAIELGLARRVMSSSELEDEVRELIQRPKKFVKLALDSNYIKVHRPYGSW
- a CDS encoding FumA C-terminus/TtdB family hydratase beta subunit codes for the protein MAIYYLKTPVGEGEVRKLRVGDIIYVSGVVVTARDAAHRRMIDYLKEGKALPIDLRGGVIYHCGPVVSKKGGGWEVISAGPTTSARLELYEYTVIEKAGVRVIVGKGGMGPKTAEACSKYGATYVTFTGGAGVLAANAIKSVIGVEWLDLGIPEALWMFEVENFGPLIVTIDSTGRNYIEEVVRKAEARKSELLTRLI